In a single window of the Natronorubrum halophilum genome:
- a CDS encoding ABC transporter permease, with protein sequence MPLEISPLTPLLLEVPFEWNYIRSIIRVSLYVSLVAVTLSTLCSLPVALFVGFKDFRGKALLTSIINTGMGFPSVVVGLAVLFAVSNQGPLGSLELVFTPEAMIMSQFVLATPVIAGVSLAAVSSVERNVRDAAFAMGGTRLDVALVTIKEARYGIATAVLAGFGRAISEVGSVLIVGGNIAGADGTSRTRTLTTAIQLEAQQGRYETAMILGGILVVLVLLVNAIVVRLGSDDGGYR encoded by the coding sequence ATGCCACTCGAAATCAGTCCGCTGACGCCGTTGTTGCTCGAGGTTCCATTCGAGTGGAACTACATTCGAAGTATCATCCGCGTCTCGCTGTACGTGAGTCTCGTCGCGGTGACGTTGAGCACGCTGTGTAGCCTCCCGGTCGCACTCTTCGTCGGATTCAAGGACTTCCGCGGGAAGGCGCTGCTCACGTCGATCATCAACACCGGCATGGGATTTCCGAGCGTCGTCGTCGGACTCGCCGTCTTGTTCGCGGTGTCCAATCAGGGACCGCTCGGGTCGCTCGAACTCGTGTTCACCCCAGAAGCGATGATCATGTCGCAGTTCGTGCTCGCAACGCCGGTTATCGCCGGCGTCAGCCTCGCCGCGGTGAGCAGCGTCGAACGAAACGTCCGCGACGCGGCGTTTGCGATGGGTGGGACGCGACTCGACGTCGCCCTGGTGACGATCAAGGAGGCTCGATACGGGATCGCGACGGCAGTGCTCGCGGGCTTCGGACGCGCGATCAGCGAAGTCGGGTCCGTCCTCATCGTCGGCGGGAACATCGCCGGCGCGGACGGAACCTCGAGGACGCGAACGCTCACCACTGCGATCCAACTGGAGGCCCAACAGGGGCGGTACGAAACGGCGATGATTCTCGGCGGGATTCTCGTCGTCCTCGTGTTGCTCGTCAACGCGATCGTGGTTCGATTGGGAAGCGACGACGGGGGCTACCGATGA
- a CDS encoding class I SAM-dependent methyltransferase, translating to MGSTDPYGRAIRDHYLGERDEPLIDRDGSATREHPIEAFYFEDVTGESETQRWVDAWLDGPLLDMGAGVGTEALYWQERHETVAIEISDHLVKTMQDRGVENALRADMFALPDRFDRNRFASVHAKGTQVGLVGSLQGLRRFLGDLSLVTKSAATAVIDLYDPEHERAVELLGFRDDPSPGLAYRVYHCEYEGDVSETLLFRLVSPDRLREATIGTGWEVAEISRSDTGYHYRAALRRV from the coding sequence ATGGGCTCCACCGATCCATACGGGCGGGCGATTCGAGACCACTACCTCGGCGAACGGGACGAACCGCTCATCGACAGAGACGGATCCGCGACTCGCGAACATCCCATCGAAGCGTTCTATTTCGAAGATGTGACCGGCGAAAGTGAAACGCAACGGTGGGTTGACGCCTGGCTCGACGGCCCGCTCCTCGATATGGGGGCGGGCGTCGGGACCGAGGCACTGTACTGGCAAGAACGACACGAAACGGTTGCCATCGAAATCAGCGACCACCTCGTTAAAACGATGCAAGACCGTGGTGTCGAGAACGCGTTGCGAGCGGATATGTTTGCCCTGCCTGATCGTTTCGATCGCAACCGATTCGCGTCGGTCCACGCGAAAGGAACCCAGGTCGGACTCGTCGGGTCGTTACAGGGGCTCAGACGTTTTCTCGGTGACCTCTCCCTCGTCACGAAATCAGCTGCCACCGCTGTTATCGACTTATACGATCCGGAACACGAGAGGGCGGTCGAGTTACTCGGATTCCGAGACGACCCGTCGCCGGGGCTCGCGTATCGTGTCTACCACTGCGAGTACGAGGGCGACGTGAGCGAGACGCTCTTGTTCCGTCTCGTTAGTCCGGACCGATTGCGGGAAGCAACGATCGGTACCGGGTGGGAGGTCGCCGAGATCAGCCGAAGCGATACCGGATACCACTACCGGGCAGCTTTGAGACGCGTTTAA
- a CDS encoding TOBE domain-containing protein produces MTIEKEYSTKLSVEGVTIGQRDIEMLDAIDRYGSMHKAADELGRSYARLQNRVVEIEDAVGPITERQRGGSGGGGTELTQTARELRQQFDRHEAELDGVARVTESVFTGTIRDRTGELATVETGLGPILALVPEGASDVQVTVRSDAVVLTDPDETPQADGTSLRNQFTGTVERLEPGDAITRVTIRLAADVTIQALITNASSDRLALEPGRSITASFKATAARAIRIGSRD; encoded by the coding sequence ATGACGATAGAAAAGGAATACAGCACGAAGCTCTCGGTCGAGGGCGTCACGATCGGTCAGCGCGACATCGAGATGCTCGACGCGATCGACCGGTACGGATCGATGCACAAGGCGGCCGACGAACTGGGACGATCGTACGCGCGGCTTCAGAACCGCGTCGTCGAAATCGAAGACGCCGTCGGACCGATCACGGAGCGACAGCGAGGCGGAAGCGGTGGCGGCGGGACCGAACTCACGCAGACGGCACGGGAATTGCGCCAGCAGTTCGATCGTCACGAGGCCGAACTCGACGGCGTCGCACGGGTCACGGAGTCGGTCTTTACGGGGACCATTCGAGACCGAACGGGGGAACTCGCGACCGTCGAGACGGGTCTCGGACCGATTTTGGCCCTGGTCCCCGAGGGCGCGAGCGACGTCCAGGTTACCGTTCGCTCCGACGCAGTCGTCCTGACGGATCCGGACGAGACGCCGCAGGCGGACGGCACCAGTCTCCGGAACCAGTTCACCGGGACCGTCGAGCGACTCGAGCCCGGCGACGCGATCACCAGAGTGACGATCCGGCTCGCGGCGGACGTCACGATCCAGGCGCTGATCACGAACGCCAGTTCGGACCGGTTAGCGCTCGAGCCGGGGCGGTCGATCACCGCATCGTTCAAAGCGACGGCTGCGAGAGCGATTCGGATCGGCTCACGGGACTAA
- a CDS encoding Nramp family divalent metal transporter encodes MGGRTEPKTETTESDLTYPSSGWTGFFRNHFGPSMLWALIGIGGSHIVIAPTMGATFGLVAIWMFGLIYAAKYGAWELGIRYNYGMGANPIEAYRDLPGPKNWALWLTIAVFTGMYTFITASVGMNSAAFVAALTPEWFTAPWAYVVFVGGAGALVLVSRYSLLEKALIGFTVAVGALVLLGVLVGPPSPERIAETAFAVPDLTGPAFVALFAAAAGFAPTGLSTSILIGSWSMAKEEGAGELRSKGLDPNDPAYHDYIRAWIRTGRRDFNIGYAFSFVLIVSMVILATNVLYPNPPTDDNLAFAIGSILSDSFGEWSYYAVLIGAFAALYSTVITLLDGAARATGDILPMALEDDSIDSERVRKLVVVGVVGVSSAMVLALGTVPVTLLLYVAAVLAVTEIFFYPANWYVVEKHLPEPFRPSRAWHAYYVVSLALVLAFGAMGATLRLGVIG; translated from the coding sequence GTGGGCGGTAGGACGGAACCCAAAACCGAAACTACCGAATCCGATCTCACGTATCCCTCGTCGGGTTGGACGGGCTTTTTCAGGAATCACTTCGGGCCGTCGATGCTCTGGGCGCTGATCGGCATCGGCGGCAGTCACATCGTCATCGCGCCGACGATGGGTGCGACGTTCGGGCTGGTCGCCATCTGGATGTTCGGTCTCATCTACGCCGCGAAGTACGGCGCGTGGGAACTCGGCATCCGCTACAACTACGGGATGGGTGCGAACCCGATCGAGGCCTACCGCGACCTGCCGGGTCCGAAGAACTGGGCGCTCTGGCTGACGATCGCCGTCTTCACGGGCATGTACACGTTCATCACGGCCAGCGTCGGCATGAACTCCGCGGCGTTCGTCGCCGCGCTCACCCCCGAATGGTTCACCGCCCCGTGGGCGTACGTCGTCTTCGTCGGCGGCGCCGGCGCGCTCGTGCTGGTCTCCCGCTACAGCCTGCTCGAGAAGGCGCTCATCGGGTTCACCGTCGCCGTCGGGGCCCTGGTCCTGCTCGGCGTGCTCGTCGGCCCGCCGTCGCCGGAGCGGATCGCGGAGACGGCGTTCGCCGTGCCCGATCTCACCGGGCCGGCGTTCGTCGCGCTGTTCGCCGCCGCGGCCGGCTTCGCCCCGACCGGCCTCAGCACGAGCATCCTGATCGGCAGCTGGAGCATGGCCAAGGAGGAAGGCGCCGGTGAACTCCGGTCGAAGGGACTGGATCCGAACGACCCGGCCTACCACGACTACATCCGCGCGTGGATCAGGACCGGTCGGCGGGATTTCAACATCGGCTACGCGTTCAGCTTCGTCCTGATCGTCTCGATGGTGATCCTGGCGACGAACGTCCTCTACCCGAACCCGCCGACGGACGACAACCTCGCGTTCGCGATCGGCAGTATCCTGAGCGACTCCTTCGGCGAGTGGTCGTACTACGCCGTACTGATCGGCGCTTTCGCGGCGCTGTACTCGACGGTCATCACGCTACTGGACGGTGCGGCCCGGGCGACCGGCGACATCCTGCCGATGGCCCTCGAGGACGACAGCATCGATAGCGAACGCGTCCGAAAGCTCGTGGTCGTCGGTGTCGTCGGCGTCAGCAGCGCGATGGTGCTCGCGCTCGGCACCGTTCCGGTGACGCTGTTGCTCTACGTCGCCGCCGTACTCGCGGTCACGGAGATCTTCTTCTATCCGGCCAACTGGTACGTCGTCGAGAAACACCTGCCCGAGCCGTTCCGGCCGTCTCGAGCCTGGCACGCCTACTACGTCGTGAGCCTCGCGCTCGTCCTCGCCTTCGGGGCGATGGGCGCTACGCTCCGCCTCGGCGTCATCGGCTGA
- a CDS encoding class I SAM-dependent methyltransferase, whose translation MSDQSDSETGGPAEWWNGVYESEIAPPWDIGKPQPALVNAVGSDGLSGRVLDVGCGTGTHALWAATEGHTAVGIDFSKKGIEQARKNAEERGLNATFRVANALDFPNDIGTFDTVLDSGLFHAFQSEEREDYACELASIVSMGGRVFLVGFAAGAPADGGPNPLTPDDVSTAFAIEWNVLETREVTFETRETSFPGLLAIVERV comes from the coding sequence ATGTCGGACCAATCGGATTCTGAAACAGGTGGTCCAGCGGAGTGGTGGAACGGCGTATACGAAAGCGAAATCGCCCCTCCCTGGGATATTGGCAAGCCACAGCCAGCTCTCGTGAACGCCGTTGGGAGTGACGGATTATCCGGTCGCGTCCTTGATGTTGGATGCGGAACTGGAACACATGCACTCTGGGCAGCAACCGAGGGACACACAGCCGTGGGCATAGATTTCTCCAAAAAAGGAATCGAGCAAGCACGGAAGAACGCCGAAGAACGGGGCCTCAATGCGACGTTCCGAGTCGCAAATGCACTGGACTTTCCCAACGATATCGGAACGTTCGATACCGTGCTGGACAGTGGTCTGTTCCACGCGTTCCAGAGTGAAGAGCGCGAGGACTACGCTTGCGAACTCGCCAGTATCGTCTCGATGGGGGGTCGTGTGTTCCTTGTCGGATTTGCTGCAGGTGCTCCAGCGGATGGAGGACCGAACCCGCTCACTCCTGATGACGTATCCACCGCCTTTGCAATAGAGTGGAACGTCCTGGAAACGCGGGAAGTAACGTTCGAGACGCGCGAAACCTCGTTTCCAGGTTTACTCGCGATTGTCGAGCGAGTCTGA
- a CDS encoding amino acid ABC transporter ATP-binding protein, whose protein sequence is MTLEARAVHHGYENESVFEGVSLSVPPGEVVAVIGPSGVGKSTLLRLLALFDAPDRGSIEYDGSDVWRLSEQSRLEFRRRIGMVFQDASLFDASVRRNAEYGLRVRQPWTDRLRRELSSIVGRTNGTGDAIDALDTVGLRERADQDASSLSGGEAQRVAFARALAYEPDYLLLDEPTSDLDPRNTAVIEDAVREARDRGIGVVIATHDMHQAERIADRVAVLLGNEILEVGATETVFEDPADERTRKFIDGELIY, encoded by the coding sequence ATGACGCTCGAGGCGAGAGCCGTCCATCACGGGTACGAGAACGAATCCGTCTTCGAAGGCGTTTCCCTGTCGGTACCGCCCGGTGAGGTCGTCGCGGTCATCGGTCCGTCCGGGGTCGGGAAATCGACGCTGCTCCGATTACTCGCGCTCTTCGACGCCCCGGACCGCGGTTCGATCGAGTACGACGGCTCCGACGTCTGGCGGCTATCGGAACAGTCCCGACTCGAGTTCCGCCGCCGCATCGGCATGGTCTTTCAGGACGCGAGCCTCTTCGACGCGAGCGTTCGTCGGAACGCCGAGTACGGCTTACGGGTCCGTCAACCGTGGACCGACCGTCTTCGTCGGGAGCTCTCGAGTATCGTCGGCCGAACCAACGGGACTGGCGACGCGATCGACGCGCTCGATACCGTTGGCTTACGGGAGCGGGCCGATCAAGACGCCTCCTCGCTCTCGGGCGGCGAGGCACAGCGGGTCGCGTTCGCCCGCGCGCTAGCGTACGAACCCGATTATCTCCTCCTCGACGAACCGACGTCGGATCTCGATCCGCGAAACACGGCTGTCATCGAAGACGCCGTTCGCGAGGCGAGAGATCGCGGAATCGGCGTCGTTATCGCGACGCACGACATGCACCAGGCCGAACGGATCGCGGATCGAGTAGCGGTACTGCTCGGGAACGAGATCCTCGAGGTCGGAGCCACCGAGACGGTCTTCGAAGATCCCGCCGACGAACGGACCCGGAAGTTTATCGACGGTGAACTGATATACTGA
- a CDS encoding fumarylacetoacetate hydrolase family protein, protein MKYVRFRDPAGAVRRGEFESGHVHFANESYRLEDDDIDVLPPCEPSKIVCIGRNYADHADEMGNDVPDRPLLFLKPPNALAGHGDTVTAPAGKERIDHEAELGVVIGEQCRHVPESEAMDVVEGFTCVNDVSNRDDQQEEQNWIRGKAFDGSAPIGPLLATPDEVPDDAFVRSRVNGNLKQDGSLEQLIFPIPELIAEITTYMTLEPGDVIATGTPEGVGPLSDGDEVEIEVEGVGTLSHSIRRP, encoded by the coding sequence ATGAAATACGTTCGATTCCGCGATCCGGCCGGTGCCGTCCGCCGCGGCGAGTTCGAAAGCGGCCACGTTCACTTCGCGAACGAGAGCTACCGCCTCGAGGACGACGACATCGACGTCTTGCCGCCCTGCGAGCCCTCGAAGATCGTCTGTATCGGCCGCAACTACGCCGACCACGCCGACGAGATGGGGAACGACGTGCCGGACCGGCCGCTGCTCTTCTTGAAGCCGCCGAACGCGCTCGCCGGTCACGGCGACACCGTCACCGCACCCGCGGGGAAAGAACGGATCGACCACGAGGCGGAACTCGGCGTCGTTATCGGCGAACAGTGCCGCCACGTCCCCGAATCCGAGGCGATGGACGTCGTCGAAGGGTTCACCTGCGTGAACGACGTCTCGAATCGCGACGACCAGCAGGAAGAACAGAACTGGATCCGCGGCAAGGCGTTCGACGGCTCCGCGCCGATCGGTCCGCTGCTCGCGACGCCCGACGAGGTGCCCGACGACGCGTTCGTCCGCTCGAGAGTCAACGGCAACCTGAAACAGGACGGCTCGCTCGAGCAACTCATCTTCCCCATCCCGGAACTCATCGCCGAGATCACGACGTACATGACCCTCGAGCCGGGCGACGTGATCGCCACCGGTACCCCCGAAGGCGTCGGTCCGCTCTCCGACGGCGACGAGGTCGAGATCGAGGTCGAAGGCGTCGGGACGCTGTCCCACTCGATCCGCCGTCCCTGA
- a CDS encoding MBL fold metallo-hydrolase — protein sequence MTVRFGAVAVDWFGLASVRLEGQTGAVIYADPGPEAYGVLEGYEPRDGDLILVSHGHHYDPDSIRRVAHEDAIVVVHESIDAREIDRVDEQPEELPYEVERVRADESFVLGPLDLFTTPAYNDPEGPHVDEHGEPHHPEGQGCGFAVTVDGVSAFWPGDTDALPFHEEMRIDLFLPPIGGTFTMDRHEAAALAERIEPDLVLPVHYDTFEAIETDADAFVVDVANRNVPVVLDER from the coding sequence ATGACCGTTCGATTCGGCGCGGTGGCCGTCGACTGGTTCGGGCTCGCGAGCGTTCGGCTCGAGGGCCAGACCGGGGCCGTCATCTACGCGGATCCGGGTCCGGAAGCGTACGGCGTGCTCGAGGGCTACGAGCCGCGGGACGGCGATCTGATTCTCGTCAGCCACGGCCACCACTACGATCCCGACTCGATTCGGCGGGTGGCCCACGAGGACGCCATCGTCGTCGTCCACGAGTCGATCGACGCCCGCGAGATCGATCGGGTGGACGAACAGCCGGAGGAACTCCCCTACGAAGTCGAGCGCGTCCGCGCGGACGAGTCGTTCGTCCTCGGGCCGCTGGACCTGTTCACGACGCCCGCGTACAACGATCCCGAAGGACCACACGTCGACGAGCACGGGGAACCGCACCACCCCGAGGGACAGGGCTGTGGTTTCGCGGTCACCGTCGACGGCGTTTCGGCGTTCTGGCCCGGCGACACCGACGCACTCCCGTTCCACGAGGAGATGCGCATCGACCTGTTCCTCCCGCCGATCGGCGGCACGTTCACGATGGATCGCCACGAGGCCGCCGCGCTCGCCGAGCGGATCGAACCGGATCTCGTGTTGCCGGTCCACTACGACACTTTCGAGGCGATCGAGACCGACGCGGACGCGTTCGTCGTCGACGTCGCGAACCGTAACGTGCCGGTGGTCCTCGACGAACGGTAG
- a CDS encoding DNA topoisomerase IV subunit A produces MSADTDQQAKAQLLDLAAQFYDQFELGEIPHMSVPTRTKNNIEYDEDSDVWVYGDRKSTRSANSVRGARKLLKAVYTIEFLATQLEQDRSSTLRELYYLSESWDNNEAQFNDQDESNGLIEDLEIVSGVTREDFHMRPEESGAKVMGPLRIREQTNRGDRDIHCQLDVGQGGYQIPNNPDTIEFLDNDAEFVLCVETGGMRDRLVENGFDEEYDALIVHLGGQPARATRRLTKRLHDELDLPVTVFADGDPWSYRIYGSVAYGSIKSAHLSEYLATPSAQYIGIQPADIVEYDLPTDPLSDSDINALESELEDPRFQTDYWEEQIELQLEIGKKSEQQSLAARGLDFVTDTYLPERLGEMDVI; encoded by the coding sequence ATGAGCGCAGACACCGACCAGCAGGCGAAAGCACAGTTGCTCGATCTCGCGGCGCAGTTCTACGATCAGTTCGAACTGGGCGAGATTCCCCACATGTCCGTGCCGACGCGGACGAAGAACAACATCGAGTACGACGAGGACAGCGACGTCTGGGTGTACGGCGACCGGAAGTCGACCCGATCGGCCAACTCCGTCCGCGGCGCCCGGAAACTCCTGAAGGCGGTCTACACGATCGAGTTCTTGGCGACCCAGCTCGAACAGGATCGCTCCTCGACCCTGCGTGAACTCTACTACCTCTCCGAAAGCTGGGACAACAACGAAGCCCAGTTCAACGACCAGGACGAGTCCAACGGGCTGATCGAGGACTTAGAGATCGTGTCGGGGGTTACCCGCGAGGACTTCCACATGCGACCCGAGGAGTCGGGCGCGAAGGTGATGGGCCCGCTTCGCATCCGCGAACAGACCAACCGCGGCGACCGCGACATCCACTGTCAACTCGACGTGGGACAGGGCGGCTACCAGATTCCGAACAACCCGGACACCATCGAGTTCCTGGACAACGACGCCGAGTTCGTGCTCTGCGTCGAGACCGGTGGGATGCGCGACCGACTGGTCGAGAACGGGTTCGACGAGGAGTACGACGCCCTCATCGTCCACCTCGGGGGCCAGCCGGCGCGGGCGACACGGCGACTGACCAAGCGGCTCCACGACGAACTCGACCTCCCCGTCACGGTCTTCGCCGACGGTGACCCGTGGTCGTATCGGATCTACGGCTCGGTCGCCTACGGCTCGATCAAATCCGCGCACCTGTCGGAGTACCTCGCGACGCCGTCCGCCCAGTATATCGGCATCCAACCCGCCGATATCGTCGAGTACGACCTCCCGACCGATCCGCTCAGCGACTCGGACATCAACGCCCTCGAGAGCGAACTCGAGGACCCGCGCTTCCAGACGGACTACTGGGAGGAACAGATCGAGTTGCAACTCGAGATCGGGAAGAAGTCCGAACAGCAGTCGCTCGCCGCTCGAGGGCTCGATTTCGTGACGGACACCTATCTGCCGGAACGGCTGGGCGAGATGGACGTCATTTAA
- a CDS encoding zinc ribbon domain-containing protein, protein MDGNRRSSRDGGESYCSNCGTELEPSMNYCPNCGTASGRSTARSRIGSPGGATTAESRARDADGGATDRDVLEYRIVTAARDGWGLEHDFGDHAVMVRRTVGSMNEHLVVALITIWFTGGLGNVLYGAYRYFGDAERIVLQADGVERSDADGGESIGSAILWRATAAFCWLVAAGIAVAGVYVGLAAASYVLFALAFVFAAMGVSVLPSVKRRVENRHSVTTNGRTHSVDERTVSAYDRPCSACTDPVGHGLERTYREEFCVLGVPLTASEGRNYYCRQCANADSPAAEASSRRTVEAAPDRETGRSPDSADGDRDPEPDHA, encoded by the coding sequence ATGGACGGGAATCGTCGCTCGAGTCGGGATGGGGGTGAATCCTACTGTTCGAACTGTGGCACCGAACTCGAGCCATCGATGAACTACTGTCCGAACTGCGGGACCGCGAGCGGACGGTCCACCGCGCGGTCTCGAATCGGGAGCCCCGGAGGTGCGACGACCGCGGAATCGAGAGCGAGGGATGCGGACGGTGGCGCGACCGACCGCGACGTCCTCGAGTACCGAATCGTGACGGCCGCGCGAGACGGCTGGGGGCTCGAGCACGACTTCGGCGATCACGCGGTCATGGTGCGACGGACCGTCGGCAGTATGAACGAACACCTGGTGGTCGCCCTGATCACCATCTGGTTCACGGGCGGACTCGGCAACGTGCTGTACGGCGCGTATCGTTACTTCGGGGACGCAGAGCGAATCGTGTTGCAGGCCGACGGCGTCGAGCGAAGCGACGCGGACGGCGGTGAATCGATCGGGTCGGCGATTCTCTGGCGGGCGACCGCGGCGTTCTGCTGGCTCGTCGCGGCGGGTATCGCCGTCGCCGGCGTCTACGTCGGGCTCGCGGCCGCGAGTTACGTGTTGTTCGCCCTCGCGTTCGTCTTCGCCGCGATGGGTGTGAGCGTCCTCCCGTCGGTCAAACGTCGCGTTGAGAACCGCCACTCGGTGACGACCAACGGGCGGACGCATTCGGTGGACGAGCGAACCGTCAGCGCCTACGACAGGCCGTGTTCGGCGTGTACCGACCCCGTCGGTCACGGTCTCGAGCGAACGTATCGCGAGGAATTTTGCGTACTCGGCGTCCCGCTGACGGCGTCGGAGGGGCGAAACTACTACTGCAGGCAGTGTGCGAACGCCGACTCGCCGGCAGCCGAGGCCAGTAGTCGACGAACGGTCGAGGCGGCGCCCGACCGGGAGACCGGCCGATCGCCGGACTCCGCCGACGGTGACCGCGATCCCGAACCTGATCACGCCTGA
- a CDS encoding DUF309 domain-containing protein has product MDDHTSDPTVAPPPETENPTGWLAADGRWEHATLRRATVHGVRLFNAGAYHESHDCFETEWYNYGRGTAESAFCHGMVQVAAGAYKRVDFANDDGMQSLFRTALQYLQDVPRDYYGVDLLEVRTAITNALEDPSRVDGWRIPLDREQPPVRAVDFEYAETLSE; this is encoded by the coding sequence ATGGACGACCACACCAGCGATCCGACCGTCGCGCCGCCTCCCGAAACCGAGAATCCGACGGGGTGGCTGGCCGCAGACGGGCGCTGGGAGCACGCGACGCTCCGGCGCGCGACGGTTCACGGTGTCAGGTTGTTCAACGCCGGCGCGTACCACGAGAGCCACGACTGTTTCGAGACGGAGTGGTACAACTACGGCCGGGGAACCGCCGAAAGCGCCTTCTGCCACGGGATGGTTCAGGTCGCCGCCGGCGCGTACAAACGCGTCGATTTCGCGAACGATGACGGCATGCAATCGCTCTTCCGGACCGCGCTTCAGTATCTTCAGGACGTTCCTCGAGACTACTACGGCGTCGACCTGCTCGAGGTCCGAACCGCGATCACGAACGCACTCGAGGACCCGTCCCGAGTCGACGGCTGGCGAATTCCGCTTGATAGAGAGCAACCGCCCGTTCGAGCGGTCGATTTCGAGTACGCGGAGACGCTCTCGGAGTGA
- a CDS encoding substrate-binding domain-containing protein, translating into MTIQRRAYIATVGGGVVAGLAGCTTLGGDNDDEAGISGETLTLTTTTSTYQTGLLDELNAPFQDRYGVTVEAIPKGTGDALETARNGDSDAVMVHARSLEDEFMEDGYGVNRRDLMFNDFVIVGGPDDPASIAGSDDAAAAFAAIADSESMFFSRGDNSGTHTKELEIWDEAGFDVESAGEWYNDSGGGMGEILNVANEREACTLADRGTYLSMRSNIDLEILVQGPVEGGPELLANPYGIVAVNPAVHDHVNYDLSMAYIGYLTSVEGQEIIENYTVEGEQLFFAKALAEDPNFQQYVPAGWQSSDGDD; encoded by the coding sequence ATGACGATACAACGACGAGCGTACATCGCGACGGTCGGCGGCGGCGTCGTAGCCGGTCTCGCCGGCTGTACGACACTGGGTGGCGACAACGATGACGAAGCGGGGATCAGCGGTGAAACGCTCACCCTGACCACGACAACGAGCACCTACCAGACGGGTCTTCTCGACGAACTCAACGCTCCCTTCCAAGATCGGTACGGCGTTACCGTCGAAGCCATCCCGAAGGGGACCGGTGATGCACTCGAGACCGCTCGAAACGGCGACTCCGACGCGGTGATGGTTCACGCCCGCTCGCTCGAGGACGAGTTCATGGAAGACGGCTACGGCGTCAACCGCCGTGATCTGATGTTCAACGACTTCGTCATCGTCGGGGGACCCGACGACCCCGCATCGATCGCGGGCAGCGACGACGCGGCCGCTGCGTTCGCCGCCATCGCCGATTCAGAATCGATGTTCTTTTCTCGCGGCGATAACTCGGGGACGCACACGAAGGAACTCGAGATCTGGGACGAAGCTGGGTTCGACGTCGAGTCGGCCGGTGAGTGGTATAACGACAGCGGTGGCGGAATGGGGGAGATTCTGAATGTGGCCAATGAACGGGAAGCGTGCACGTTGGCCGACCGCGGAACGTATCTGTCCATGCGGAGTAATATCGACCTCGAGATTCTCGTCCAAGGCCCCGTCGAAGGGGGACCCGAACTCCTCGCGAACCCGTACGGGATCGTCGCGGTCAACCCCGCGGTTCACGACCACGTGAACTACGATCTCTCGATGGCGTACATCGGCTATCTCACGAGCGTCGAAGGACAGGAAATCATCGAGAATTACACGGTCGAAGGCGAGCAGCTGTTCTTCGCCAAGGCGTTGGCGGAAGACCCCAACTTCCAGCAGTACGTTCCGGCCGGGTGGCAGAGTTCGGACGGTGACGACTAA